The following DNA comes from Gammaproteobacteria bacterium.
CCCATCATATCGCTGAGACCTTATTTAAGGCCTTTGGTCGTGCGCTGCGCATGGCGTTGGAAATCGATCCGCGTTCCGAAGGGGCCCTCCCGTCGACCAAAGGCAGTCTCTAGACGACTCATTTCGCTATCCATGAAGTCCGTTGCCGTTCTAGATTATGGCGGAAGCAACCTCCGATCGGTCGCCAAAGCCCTGGAAACCGTTGCTGGTGGCGCACATCAAGTCATTGTGAGCGATGCCGCGCAAGGGATCCTCGGTGCTGACCGGGTCGTGTTTCCGGGTCAGGGCGCCATTGGGGATTGCATGGATCGGCTAAGAGGGTTGCAGCTCGATGCGACGCTGCGCGAATGCGTCGCCAGCAAGCCGTTTCTCGGCATCTGCCTCGGCTTACAGACGCTCATGGAAGAGAGCGAGGAAGATGGAGGGACGCAAGGGCTCGGGATATTCCGCGGAACCGTCGTGCGTTTTCCCAATGACCTAACGGATCCCAGCACAAGGGGACGTCTCAAGATCCCACACATGGGCTGGAATCAGGTAAATCTACATAGCAATCATGCGCTTTTGCGGGGGATAGCATCTGGCACACGCTTCTATTTTGTGCACAGCTATTATGTTCAGCCAACGGCGGA
Coding sequences within:
- the hisH gene encoding imidazole glycerol phosphate synthase subunit HisH, encoding MKSVAVLDYGGSNLRSVAKALETVAGGAHQVIVSDAAQGILGADRVVFPGQGAIGDCMDRLRGLQLDATLRECVASKPFLGICLGLQTLMEESEEDGGTQGLGIFRGTVVRFPNDLTDPSTRGRLKIPHMGWNQVNLHSNHALLRGIASGTRFYFVHSYYVQPTAEVMVASTTYGVDFASAVARDNVFAVQFHPEKSQNAGLTLLSNFLKWNP